A single genomic interval of Picosynechococcus sp. PCC 7003 harbors:
- the rsfS gene encoding ribosome silencing factor — protein sequence MTLPKTLEAHENGRLVWDIATAADDRKAEDITILKVDQISYLADFFVVATGFSRTQVRAIADAIEERLETKYDKVPLRMEGKSEGMWILQDYGEVIVHIFLPQEREFYNLEAFWGHAERIEFEPALS from the coding sequence ATGACTCTACCGAAAACGCTTGAAGCCCATGAAAATGGACGTTTAGTCTGGGATATCGCTACGGCGGCCGATGACCGGAAAGCCGAAGATATTACGATTTTGAAGGTAGATCAAATTTCCTATCTGGCGGATTTTTTCGTTGTGGCGACAGGTTTTTCGCGGACTCAAGTGCGGGCGATCGCCGATGCCATCGAAGAAAGATTAGAAACAAAATATGACAAAGTGCCCCTACGAATGGAGGGCAAGAGTGAAGGGATGTGGATTCTCCAAGATTATGGCGAAGTGATTGTACACATCTTCCTACCGCAGGAACGGGAATTTTATAACCTCGAAGCCTTCTGGGGCCACGCCGAACGCATTGAATTTGAACCTGCCCTTTCCTAG